In Nonomuraea sp. NBC_00507, the following are encoded in one genomic region:
- a CDS encoding YdcF family protein: MTDDAITREQIAVITAFVDIEAPPPEGQPTAHILFGTNQVQPVNIAAERYHRGLAPLIIGTGGVNRHNGIVEGRTFHRLLLDRGVPDDVIRYEDRSINTWQNVELALPFLREALTAGLAITAVCKWYHRRAIHALTTLVPDIGGFYAITWEPLYAGKPVTRRDWPGIPDGRRRVLREWEEVPRRVAEGSFKDANLADGAWH; the protein is encoded by the coding sequence ATGACCGACGACGCCATCACTCGGGAGCAGATCGCAGTCATTACTGCGTTCGTCGACATCGAAGCCCCACCTCCTGAGGGGCAGCCCACCGCGCATATTCTCTTTGGCACCAACCAAGTCCAGCCCGTCAACATCGCGGCCGAGCGATACCACCGAGGGCTTGCACCGCTCATCATCGGTACGGGCGGGGTCAATCGCCACAACGGCATTGTCGAGGGACGTACCTTCCATCGCCTGTTGCTCGATCGCGGTGTGCCCGACGACGTCATCCGTTACGAGGATCGATCCATCAATACCTGGCAGAACGTCGAGCTGGCGCTGCCGTTCCTGCGCGAAGCGCTGACGGCGGGACTTGCCATCACGGCCGTCTGCAAGTGGTATCACCGCCGTGCGATTCATGCGCTGACAACTCTGGTGCCTGACATAGGCGGCTTCTACGCCATCACGTGGGAGCCTCTCTACGCGGGGAAACCAGTCACTCGACGAGACTGGCCCGGCATTCCTGACGGCAGGCGGCGGGTGCTTCGTGAATGGGAAGAGGTGCCGCGGCGCGTCGCCGAGGGCAGCTTCAAGGACGCGAATCTCGCTGATGGGGCGTGGCACTGA
- a CDS encoding SAM-dependent methyltransferase has product MSDSNAAASAWARVDTTVPHSARVWDFLLGGKDHFQVDREAGQTLLRLFPDFAMVARLQREFLIRAVRYLVKEAGIRQFLDIGTGLPTANNTHEVAQGLAPESRVVYVDNDPIVLAHARALLTSTSEGATDYIDADVRRPDLILGEAARTLDFSRPIAVMMLSIAGQLTDDDDPQGIVDRLLEPLAAGSYLVLSDGTNTNPALLEAVSAYNKSAANTYQLRSPERIAGFFTGLEPVEPGVVPTPEWRPEPDRWDDPATVVSAVCGVARKP; this is encoded by the coding sequence GTGAGTGATAGCAACGCCGCCGCGTCGGCTTGGGCCCGCGTCGACACCACCGTCCCACACTCGGCGAGGGTGTGGGACTTCCTGCTGGGCGGCAAAGATCACTTCCAGGTGGACCGCGAGGCGGGCCAGACCCTGCTGCGGTTGTTTCCCGACTTCGCGATGGTCGCCCGGCTGCAGCGCGAATTCCTCATCCGTGCCGTGCGCTACCTGGTGAAGGAGGCCGGGATCCGGCAGTTCCTGGATATCGGCACCGGGCTGCCCACGGCGAACAACACACACGAGGTCGCACAGGGCCTCGCGCCAGAATCGCGCGTGGTTTACGTGGACAACGATCCGATCGTGCTGGCGCACGCCCGGGCCCTGCTCACCAGCACGTCAGAAGGCGCCACGGACTACATCGACGCCGATGTCCGCCGTCCCGACCTCATTCTGGGGGAGGCGGCCAGGACGCTGGACTTCTCCCGGCCGATCGCGGTCATGATGCTGAGCATCGCAGGGCAGCTGACTGACGATGACGATCCGCAGGGCATCGTCGACCGGCTGTTGGAGCCCCTCGCCGCCGGAAGCTATCTGGTGCTGAGCGACGGCACGAACACCAACCCGGCCCTGCTTGAGGCGGTCTCCGCGTACAACAAGAGCGCCGCCAACACCTACCAACTTCGCAGTCCGGAGCGGATTGCCGGCTTTTTCACCGGCCTGGAGCCGGTGGAGCCTGGCGTGGTGCCCACGCCGGAGTGGCGGCCTGAGCCGGACCGCTGGGACGATCCGGCCACCGTGGTGAGCGCCGTGTGCGGAGTGGCCCGCAAACCATGA
- a CDS encoding ATP-binding cassette domain-containing protein, with product MLAIETSGLVKTFGDTRAVDGLDLKVPAGAVYGVLGPNGAGKTTAVRMLATLLKPDGGQASVFGHDVVHEADAVRSRVSLTGQYASVDEEMTGEENLILLARLLGHRKPAAKERAAQLLEAFGLSEAGERQVKTYSGGMRRRIDIAASILNTPDLLFLDEPTTGLDPRSRNNVWDIVRIVVAHGTTVLLTTQYLEEADRLASRIAVIDHGRVIAEGTPGELKSSVGAGSVHVRLRDPATRPDAERVLAETLDAPVYLESDPVALTARVTGSGNEAEQASRALHRLAEAGIVVDDFSLGQPSLDEVFLALTDHRATEEAAA from the coding sequence ATGCTGGCGATAGAGACCTCAGGACTGGTCAAGACCTTCGGCGACACACGGGCCGTCGACGGGCTCGACCTCAAGGTGCCGGCCGGCGCCGTGTACGGCGTGCTCGGCCCCAACGGCGCGGGCAAGACGACCGCGGTGCGCATGCTGGCCACGCTGCTGAAACCGGACGGCGGTCAGGCGAGCGTGTTCGGGCACGACGTGGTGCACGAGGCGGACGCCGTACGGAGCCGGGTGAGCCTGACCGGCCAGTACGCCTCCGTGGACGAGGAGATGACCGGCGAGGAGAACCTGATCCTGCTCGCCCGCCTGCTCGGCCACCGCAAGCCCGCCGCCAAGGAGCGGGCGGCGCAACTGCTGGAGGCGTTCGGGCTGTCGGAGGCCGGGGAGCGGCAGGTCAAGACGTACTCGGGCGGCATGCGGCGGCGCATCGACATCGCGGCCAGCATCCTCAACACGCCCGACCTGCTCTTTCTCGACGAGCCGACCACGGGGCTGGACCCGCGCAGCCGCAACAACGTCTGGGACATCGTCCGCATCGTCGTGGCCCACGGCACCACGGTGCTGCTGACCACGCAATACCTGGAGGAGGCCGACCGGCTCGCGAGCCGCATCGCGGTCATCGACCACGGCAGGGTCATCGCCGAGGGCACTCCGGGCGAGCTCAAGTCGTCCGTCGGCGCGGGCTCGGTCCACGTACGGCTGCGTGACCCGGCCACCCGCCCCGACGCCGAGCGGGTGCTGGCCGAAACCCTGGACGCGCCCGTCTACCTGGAGTCCGACCCGGTCGCCCTGACCGCACGCGTCACGGGCAGCGGCAACGAGGCGGAGCAGGCCTCGCGTGCCCTCCACCGGCTGGCCGAGGCCGGCATCGTCGTCGACGACTTCTCCCTCGGCCAGCCCAGCCTGGACGAGGTCTTCCTGGCACTCACCGACCACCGCGCCACCGAGGAGGCGGCAGCATGA
- a CDS encoding NADPH-dependent FMN reductase, producing MSPLRVAVIIGSTRVGRVGDAVGHWFAERARCREDLAVDVLDLAGYAFPGCYPAAATPAMRGFTAAVGGAEAFVVVTPEYNRSFPASLKQAIDFAYDEWQAKPVGFVAYGSGSAGLYAVEQLRTVFCALHAVTMRDWVGLDLLGEGFEGCGRPRDTDDRLRAIAAMLDQLTWWGRALRDARRAQPYVS from the coding sequence ATGAGCCCGTTGCGGGTAGCGGTGATCATCGGCAGCACCCGGGTCGGACGCGTCGGCGACGCGGTCGGGCACTGGTTCGCCGAGCGCGCCCGCTGCCGTGAGGACCTCGCGGTCGACGTGCTCGACCTGGCCGGGTACGCCTTTCCTGGCTGCTATCCGGCCGCCGCCACCCCCGCCATGCGCGGCTTCACTGCGGCGGTCGGCGGCGCGGAGGCGTTCGTGGTGGTGACGCCCGAGTACAACCGCAGCTTCCCCGCCTCGCTCAAGCAGGCGATCGACTTCGCCTACGACGAGTGGCAGGCCAAGCCGGTCGGATTCGTGGCCTACGGCTCAGGCTCGGCCGGACTCTACGCGGTCGAGCAGCTCCGTACGGTCTTCTGCGCCCTGCACGCCGTCACCATGCGCGACTGGGTAGGGCTGGACCTGCTCGGGGAGGGCTTCGAGGGATGCGGGCGGCCCCGCGACACCGACGACCGGCTGCGTGCGATCGCGGCCATGCTCGACCAGCTCACGTGGTGGGGCCGCGCCCTGCGGGACGCCCGCCGCGCCCAGCCGTACGTCTCGTGA
- a CDS encoding class I SAM-dependent methyltransferase codes for MPENSFDERTAETYEAKWPELFDPAVVDPVVDFLAELAGSGAALELGVGTGRIALPLSRRGVPVHGIELSPAMAARLRVAPGSESVGVTIGDFATTRVSGPFKVAYLVRNTITNLTTQDEQVECFRSVAAQLEPGGCFVIEVYVPELRRLPPGQTVHPFTVTPEHLGFEEYDVATQIAYSHHYWVVDGQLETRSTPHRYVWPAELDLMARLAGMTLHERWAGWKREPFTGESRSHVSVWRKT; via the coding sequence ATGCCAGAGAACAGCTTCGACGAACGGACCGCGGAGACGTACGAAGCCAAGTGGCCTGAACTGTTCGACCCGGCGGTGGTCGATCCGGTGGTGGACTTCCTCGCCGAGCTGGCCGGATCCGGCGCCGCTCTCGAACTGGGCGTCGGCACCGGCCGCATCGCCCTGCCGCTCAGCCGGCGCGGTGTCCCCGTGCACGGGATCGAGCTGTCCCCGGCCATGGCGGCGCGGCTGCGGGTCGCCCCCGGCTCCGAGAGCGTCGGCGTGACGATCGGCGACTTCGCGACCACCAGGGTGAGCGGGCCCTTCAAGGTGGCGTACCTGGTGCGCAACACGATCACCAACCTGACGACGCAGGACGAGCAGGTCGAGTGCTTCCGCTCGGTGGCGGCGCAACTGGAGCCCGGCGGCTGCTTCGTCATCGAGGTGTACGTCCCCGAGCTGCGCCGGCTCCCGCCCGGCCAGACCGTCCACCCGTTCACCGTGACGCCCGAGCACCTGGGTTTCGAGGAGTACGACGTCGCGACCCAGATCGCGTACTCCCATCACTACTGGGTGGTGGACGGTCAGCTCGAGACCCGCTCGACGCCGCACCGCTACGTGTGGCCGGCGGAGCTGGATCTGATGGCGCGGCTGGCCGGGATGACGTTGCACGAGCGCTGGGCCGGCTGGAAACGCGAGCCCTTCACCGGCGAGAGCCGCAGCCACGTATCAGTGTGGCGGAAGACGTGA
- a CDS encoding ABC transporter permease has product MSTTTESGTTYAPAADALGTVLAPGARPPRPSAWSASVTFGWRAMLKIKHVPEQLFDVTAFPLMMTLMFTYLFGGALAGSPTEYLQFLLPGIMVTSVVMITMYTGVEVNKDIEKGVFDRFRTLPIWRPSTMVGYLLGDLLRYTIASVVILAIGLVLGFRPQGGVTGAVGGILLLLAFSFAFSWLWTMFGLLMRSEKSVMGVSMLVLMPLTFLSNVYVDPSTMPGWLQVFVNASPITHLVSAVRSLMGGTPDAGEITWVLVSSGVLIAVFGTLTMRLYNRK; this is encoded by the coding sequence ATGAGCACCACAACCGAGAGCGGCACCACGTATGCGCCCGCGGCGGACGCCCTGGGCACGGTCCTGGCGCCGGGGGCGAGACCGCCGCGGCCGAGCGCCTGGTCGGCGTCGGTCACGTTCGGCTGGCGGGCGATGTTGAAGATCAAGCACGTGCCCGAGCAGCTCTTCGACGTGACGGCGTTCCCCCTGATGATGACGCTGATGTTCACGTACCTGTTCGGCGGCGCGCTGGCCGGGTCGCCGACCGAATACCTGCAGTTCCTGCTGCCGGGCATCATGGTGACGAGCGTCGTGATGATCACTATGTACACCGGTGTGGAGGTCAACAAGGACATCGAGAAGGGGGTCTTCGACCGCTTCCGGACCCTGCCGATCTGGCGGCCGTCCACCATGGTCGGTTACCTGCTGGGCGACCTGCTGCGCTACACGATCGCCTCGGTCGTCATCCTGGCGATCGGGCTGGTGCTGGGCTTCCGCCCGCAGGGCGGGGTCACCGGCGCGGTGGGCGGGATCCTGCTCCTGCTCGCCTTCTCGTTCGCGTTCTCCTGGTTGTGGACCATGTTCGGGCTGCTGATGCGCAGCGAGAAGTCGGTGATGGGGGTCAGCATGCTGGTGCTGATGCCGCTGACCTTCCTGAGCAACGTCTATGTCGATCCGTCCACCATGCCGGGCTGGCTGCAGGTGTTCGTGAACGCCAGCCCGATCACCCACCTGGTGAGCGCCGTACGGTCCCTGATGGGCGGCACGCCGGACGCCGGGGAGATCACATGGGTCCTGGTGTCCTCGGGGGTACTGATCGCGGTCTTCGGCACGCTGACCATGCGGCTGTACAACCGCAAGTAG
- a CDS encoding cytochrome P450: MTESSAMPLHMRRVEFDPAPELAAARDEEGVKRVPSVYGGGAEAWLVTRYADVREVLGDAERFKIAPQTIARLPGAPELTKEQLAKINSGNLIGVDPPEHTRLRRMLTPEFTIRRMRRLEPRIKRIIDDHLDAMEAAGSPADLVSSFALPIPSLVICELLGVPYEEREGFQYRSSRMLDMTVPAEERVGLQFQARAYMEDLVRRIQADPGEDLLGMLVREHGDDLTTDELIGIGSLLLFAGHETTSNMLSLGTLALLRHPEQLELLKKEPERIDGAVEELLRWLSIVNSGTTKVATTDVELGGKKIAAGDLVICALSAANRDPGLMADADTFDLVRGLPGHVAFGHGVHHCLGAPLARMELKIAFPALFRRFPGLRPTENTPQFRSSSIVYGLSSLEVAW, translated from the coding sequence ATGACCGAGTCCTCGGCGATGCCGCTGCACATGCGGCGGGTGGAGTTCGACCCGGCTCCGGAGCTGGCGGCGGCACGTGACGAGGAGGGGGTCAAGCGGGTCCCCAGCGTGTACGGCGGCGGGGCGGAGGCCTGGCTCGTGACCCGGTACGCGGACGTACGCGAGGTGCTCGGCGACGCCGAGCGGTTCAAGATCGCACCACAGACCATCGCCCGGCTCCCCGGAGCGCCGGAGCTGACCAAGGAGCAGCTCGCCAAGATCAACTCAGGGAACCTGATCGGCGTGGACCCGCCCGAGCACACGCGGCTGCGGCGCATGCTGACCCCCGAGTTCACGATCCGGCGCATGCGCCGTCTGGAGCCGCGGATCAAGCGCATCATCGACGACCACCTGGACGCGATGGAGGCCGCCGGGTCCCCGGCCGACCTGGTGTCGTCGTTCGCGCTGCCGATCCCGTCGCTGGTGATCTGCGAGCTGCTCGGCGTCCCGTACGAGGAGCGCGAGGGCTTTCAGTACCGCTCCAGCAGGATGCTCGACATGACCGTGCCCGCCGAGGAGCGGGTGGGGCTGCAGTTCCAGGCGCGCGCTTACATGGAGGACCTGGTCCGGCGCATCCAGGCGGACCCGGGTGAGGACCTGCTCGGCATGCTGGTCCGCGAGCACGGCGACGACCTGACGACCGACGAGCTCATCGGCATCGGGAGCCTGCTGCTGTTCGCCGGGCACGAGACCACCTCCAACATGCTCTCCCTGGGCACGCTGGCGCTGCTGCGCCACCCCGAGCAGCTGGAGCTGCTGAAGAAGGAGCCCGAGCGGATCGACGGCGCGGTGGAGGAGCTGCTGCGCTGGCTCAGCATCGTGAACTCGGGCACCACCAAGGTCGCCACGACCGATGTCGAACTCGGCGGGAAGAAGATCGCGGCCGGCGACCTGGTGATCTGCGCGCTGTCCGCCGCCAACCGCGACCCTGGGCTCATGGCGGACGCGGACACGTTCGACCTCGTACGCGGCCTGCCCGGCCACGTGGCCTTCGGTCACGGCGTCCACCACTGCTTGGGTGCCCCGCTCGCCCGCATGGAGCTGAAGATCGCCTTCCCCGCGCTGTTCCGGCGTTTCCCCGGGTTGCGCCCCACAGAGAACACACCGCAGTTCCGCTCGTCCAGCATTGTCTACGGCCTGTCCTCCCTGGAGGTCGCCTGGTAG
- a CDS encoding helix-turn-helix domain-containing protein: METPDLPLPDLLKHLRDTAGMTQQRLADELCAITGTFTLTRHEIGRWEQGRVRPRAWLPALADLFKVDLEILRRAPNRKASVAPYTDPTDDVERVSEVLRRTFLRQGIAAATMPAMCLHREHRIIQALDAIAEEPLGGVVDGIGELIDHYAVTICTLPPADVYDELLTVRTYASRMLQRLGTVSSHTDLAVAVGWLSHLLAVAACDMGQHASARVWCSDAERRSRDARHPELAAWALLTRAMIAWYQGQPRQSAILSAKGQKNAPEGTVVHAKLASQEMRAAAMAGDADRMTRARRRASEAIAVLPANTPVTGAFSINLAEDPPYTATSLLFVGRNEESVAATNRVIQTVYQPEARQRGEHPSGYARSLLILGLAQAGLGRLDESVAAGQAALAGSRPVWPTMVLAGKLDKVLTQQFPHARQSAEYHARYLEAIRIPAGRRPCEDRE, from the coding sequence GTGGAAACACCGGATCTCCCGCTTCCGGACCTGCTGAAACACTTGCGGGATACGGCTGGAATGACTCAGCAGCGGTTGGCGGACGAACTGTGCGCCATCACCGGCACGTTCACGCTCACCCGGCACGAGATCGGCCGGTGGGAGCAGGGCCGAGTGCGGCCGCGTGCCTGGCTCCCCGCTCTGGCAGACCTTTTCAAGGTCGATCTGGAAATCCTTCGAAGAGCGCCGAATAGGAAGGCTTCGGTCGCTCCATACACTGATCCCACTGACGATGTGGAGCGGGTGAGCGAGGTGCTACGCCGGACGTTCCTGAGGCAGGGGATCGCGGCCGCCACCATGCCCGCCATGTGCCTGCACCGGGAACATCGCATCATCCAGGCCCTCGATGCGATTGCCGAGGAACCACTCGGCGGCGTTGTGGATGGCATCGGCGAACTCATCGACCACTACGCAGTGACGATCTGCACTCTTCCCCCGGCGGACGTGTACGACGAACTCCTCACCGTCAGGACATATGCGAGCCGCATGCTCCAGCGCCTGGGAACAGTTTCGTCGCATACCGACCTCGCCGTCGCCGTCGGCTGGCTGTCTCACCTGCTTGCCGTGGCCGCCTGCGACATGGGCCAGCACGCGTCAGCCCGGGTGTGGTGTTCTGATGCCGAGCGCCGTAGCCGGGACGCACGACATCCTGAGCTGGCGGCATGGGCCCTTCTGACCCGAGCGATGATCGCGTGGTATCAAGGGCAACCGCGCCAGTCGGCGATCCTCTCCGCCAAGGGCCAGAAGAACGCCCCTGAGGGCACGGTGGTCCACGCCAAGCTGGCCTCGCAGGAGATGCGCGCGGCCGCGATGGCCGGTGATGCCGACCGCATGACACGCGCTCGGCGTCGAGCGAGCGAAGCGATCGCGGTGCTTCCCGCCAATACCCCTGTGACAGGTGCCTTCTCCATCAATCTGGCGGAAGACCCGCCGTACACCGCAACGTCTCTGCTGTTCGTAGGCCGCAATGAAGAGTCTGTGGCCGCCACCAACCGCGTGATCCAGACTGTCTACCAGCCGGAGGCGCGCCAACGTGGCGAGCACCCATCCGGCTATGCGCGCTCGCTGCTCATCCTGGGACTGGCCCAGGCCGGTCTGGGCCGCTTGGATGAGTCCGTAGCCGCAGGCCAAGCCGCGCTCGCAGGCAGCCGCCCAGTCTGGCCGACCATGGTGCTCGCGGGCAAACTCGACAAGGTTCTGACACAGCAATTCCCCCATGCTCGCCAATCCGCGGAATACCACGCCCGCTATCTGGAGGCGATCCGCATTCCGGCAGGACGTCGACCTTGTGAGGATCGCGAATGA
- a CDS encoding ATP-binding protein has product MPIDAATHELIGRDHPAALLRAEITRLIGSHGGLVLVTGEAGIGKTTLVTSAAREARRQGALVVGGACWDSGSAPGYWPWTQVIRALRRGAEPEEWAAAQAAAGASLAALLGEAPMPDGDQARQGQSPFLTVTPGGDEVPDTFRLYDAVTSALVALAQRRPVVIVIDDLHVADPASLRLLEFAAQQTWFERLLLIGTYRDAEVEPVDHPLRDLLSPLVAKATTITLTGLDEAGVAALMARTAGQEPPPDLVAEVHLRTGGNPFFVEQTARLWRSGGSATAVAPGIRDALLRRLSLLPRPVAELLPAAAVLGREFHRQVLAATVAAPVAHVDRLLELAVVARLVVTKGGGAFAFAHDLVRETLYDSLADPRDLHAAVVTALDRAPGLADSSGLVGRILPSDLARHAYLAGDHIDPGRATGLLLAAARDARGRMAGEEQLGHLRRAYEVSAAADPRTHAIVALELGKELHHTGAGDEAQRLFEQAAAIADDLDDAELPARVALTLRSHYGRDKALDRLRQAHARLVGGPAPDDRLALDLVVRLAQLARQGGDDDALAFSLWAHHDIIWGPGTAAERVALTGELVTLARRTSDPELEHFARALRWVAMIEQGDPRYLDHFHDYAAKGRRTEQPHFVMTAAIDESIIAALAGRFAEAETLLSDVRLDTHHGHMVFMLRHHRWAMSWLQGRLEEQEEMLNELRGSSHPCPGLLEALTALQSGDVDLALHHLADGEPRDRMSQPLWLRLQAELAAATQDPELCAAARAALSPHRGQWAVALLGWDISGPYDLWLGMVDAAEGRWDAAVDNLTAAYRSADRMQARPWSVLARAHLAETLLTRASPGDVEAAKPLLDSVRRDAAELGMPHVPESIRPPRPTQPRNPAQHAPSAEFRRDGAVWSLVFAGRAAHMPDAKGLRDLHTLLSRPREDVPAVRLLDPEGGELVVAARRMGGDDVLDEEAKTRYRRRLTQLDEEIDRAVERGDDGRAAEFDRERAALLEELRAAAGLGGRTRRLGDEAERARKTVTARIRDVLRKLDHTHPELAAHLRASISTGSTCRYQPEDETAWRL; this is encoded by the coding sequence ATGCCTATCGACGCCGCCACACACGAGCTCATCGGCAGGGACCACCCTGCCGCGTTGCTGCGTGCCGAGATCACCCGGCTGATCGGTAGCCACGGCGGCCTGGTGCTGGTCACCGGCGAGGCGGGCATCGGCAAGACCACGCTCGTCACGAGCGCGGCGCGCGAGGCCAGGCGGCAGGGCGCGCTGGTGGTGGGCGGCGCGTGCTGGGACTCCGGCAGCGCGCCGGGCTACTGGCCGTGGACCCAGGTCATCCGGGCCCTGCGCCGCGGGGCCGAGCCGGAGGAGTGGGCCGCGGCGCAGGCGGCCGCGGGCGCCAGCCTGGCCGCTCTCCTCGGCGAGGCCCCGATGCCGGACGGTGACCAGGCTCGGCAGGGGCAGTCCCCCTTCCTCACGGTCACCCCGGGCGGGGACGAGGTCCCCGACACCTTCAGGCTCTACGACGCCGTCACCTCCGCCCTGGTCGCGCTCGCGCAGCGCCGCCCGGTCGTCATCGTCATCGACGACCTGCACGTGGCCGACCCCGCCTCGCTGCGGCTGCTGGAGTTCGCGGCCCAGCAGACCTGGTTCGAGCGGCTGCTGCTGATCGGCACCTACCGCGACGCCGAGGTGGAGCCGGTCGACCACCCGCTGCGCGACCTGCTGTCACCGCTCGTCGCCAAGGCCACCACCATCACGCTCACCGGCCTCGACGAGGCGGGGGTCGCGGCGCTCATGGCCCGCACCGCCGGCCAGGAGCCACCGCCCGACCTGGTCGCCGAGGTCCATCTGCGCACGGGCGGCAATCCGTTCTTCGTCGAGCAGACCGCCCGGTTGTGGCGCAGCGGCGGCTCGGCCACCGCCGTCGCGCCCGGCATCCGCGACGCGCTACTGCGCCGCCTCTCCCTGTTGCCGCGGCCGGTCGCCGAGTTGCTGCCGGCGGCGGCCGTGCTGGGGCGCGAGTTCCACCGGCAGGTGCTGGCCGCGACTGTGGCGGCGCCGGTCGCGCATGTGGACCGGTTGCTGGAGCTGGCCGTGGTGGCGAGGCTCGTGGTGACCAAGGGCGGCGGCGCGTTCGCCTTCGCCCACGACCTGGTCCGCGAGACCCTCTACGACTCTTTGGCCGACCCACGCGACCTGCACGCCGCAGTGGTCACCGCCCTCGATCGCGCACCCGGCCTCGCGGACTCCTCCGGCCTGGTGGGCAGGATCCTGCCGAGCGACCTGGCCAGGCACGCTTACCTGGCGGGCGACCACATCGACCCCGGCCGGGCGACGGGCCTGCTGCTCGCCGCGGCCCGGGACGCGCGGGGCCGGATGGCGGGCGAGGAGCAGCTGGGCCACCTGCGGCGGGCATACGAGGTGAGCGCCGCCGCCGATCCCCGCACCCACGCGATCGTCGCACTCGAGCTCGGCAAGGAGCTGCACCACACGGGCGCAGGCGACGAGGCACAGCGCCTCTTCGAGCAGGCCGCCGCCATCGCCGACGACCTCGACGACGCCGAGCTGCCCGCCCGCGTCGCCCTGACCCTCCGCTCCCACTACGGCCGCGACAAGGCCCTCGACCGGCTGAGACAGGCCCACGCCAGACTGGTCGGCGGCCCGGCGCCGGACGACCGGCTCGCGCTCGACCTGGTCGTCCGCCTCGCCCAGCTGGCCAGGCAGGGAGGCGACGACGACGCGCTGGCGTTCAGCCTGTGGGCGCACCACGACATCATCTGGGGCCCGGGCACCGCCGCCGAACGCGTGGCGCTGACCGGCGAGCTGGTCACCCTCGCCCGCCGCACCTCGGACCCCGAGCTGGAGCACTTCGCCAGGGCGCTGCGCTGGGTGGCCATGATCGAGCAGGGCGACCCCCGCTACCTCGACCACTTCCACGACTACGCCGCCAAGGGCCGCCGCACCGAGCAACCGCACTTCGTCATGACCGCGGCGATCGACGAAAGCATCATCGCGGCCCTCGCCGGTCGCTTCGCCGAAGCCGAGACACTGCTGTCGGACGTCCGCCTGGACACTCACCACGGCCACATGGTCTTCATGCTGCGGCACCACCGCTGGGCGATGTCGTGGCTACAAGGCCGGCTCGAGGAGCAGGAGGAGATGCTCAACGAGCTCAGAGGCAGCAGCCACCCGTGCCCAGGGTTGCTGGAGGCGCTGACGGCGCTGCAGAGCGGCGACGTCGACCTCGCCCTGCACCACCTGGCCGACGGCGAGCCCCGCGACCGCATGTCCCAGCCGCTCTGGCTGCGCCTGCAGGCCGAGCTGGCGGCGGCCACCCAGGACCCGGAGCTGTGCGCCGCGGCCCGAGCCGCGCTGTCCCCGCACCGCGGACAATGGGCGGTGGCGCTGCTGGGCTGGGACATCAGCGGGCCTTACGACCTGTGGCTCGGCATGGTGGACGCGGCGGAGGGCCGCTGGGACGCGGCCGTCGACAATCTCACCGCCGCTTACCGCTCCGCCGACCGCATGCAGGCCCGGCCGTGGTCGGTCCTGGCCCGGGCGCACCTGGCCGAGACGCTGCTCACCCGCGCGTCGCCCGGCGACGTGGAAGCGGCGAAACCCCTCCTGGACAGCGTCCGCCGGGACGCGGCCGAGCTGGGCATGCCACACGTGCCGGAGTCCATACGCCCGCCGCGGCCGACCCAGCCGAGAAACCCGGCCCAGCACGCGCCGAGCGCAGAATTCCGGCGGGATGGGGCAGTCTGGTCGCTGGTCTTCGCCGGCCGAGCCGCACACATGCCGGACGCGAAAGGCCTACGCGACCTGCACACCCTCCTCAGCCGCCCGCGCGAGGACGTGCCCGCCGTACGCCTGCTGGACCCGGAAGGCGGCGAGCTCGTCGTGGCCGCCCGCCGGATGGGCGGCGACGACGTCCTCGACGAGGAGGCCAAGACCCGCTACCGGCGTCGCCTGACCCAGCTGGACGAGGAGATCGACCGGGCCGTAGAGAGGGGCGACGACGGGCGGGCGGCCGAGTTCGACCGGGAGCGGGCGGCGCTGCTGGAGGAGCTGCGGGCGGCGGCGGGCCTCGGCGGCCGTACCCGCCGTCTGGGAGATGAGGCCGAGCGGGCCCGCAAGACGGTCACGGCCAGGATCCGCGACGTGCTCCGCAAACTCGATCACACCCACCCCGAGCTGGCCGCCCACCTGCGCGCCTCCATCTCCACCGGGTCGACGTGCCGCTACCAGCCGGAGGACGAGACCGCCTGGCGCCTCTGA